tctaagccaTGAGCTTAAGTGTCTCTAGCAAAAGAAACAGATTCATGTAGTGCTTCAGTCTTGATTATCAGCGTTTATGTTTGTGCGTTCCTCACGTTCCACTGTTGTATTGACTGAAAATGTCGGCCCACTCTTTCCCAGATCGAGCTAGTCTGTTCGCCACAATGTTCCTCAGCCACTCCAAGACAGAGGCTTGAGGCTTCACAAACTTCCACAAGTCAGAGTTACTGTTGCCGATTGTAGTTTCCAGTGTAACCTGAAATGAGAGGCAACATTGGAATGTCCAAGAAATGTCCAAGCATACACTTTCTTTTAGTTATGTACACAAACTACTTTAGTATACATAATGGAAATGGTAAGCTTAGTGGTTGAGATGTGGggatactgatcagaaggttgcaaGTTCAAATCTTAGGACCACCAACCtcccactgctgggcccttaagcaaggcccttaaccttcaactgctcagtcaaatgctataaatgtaaatatacaggggttggacaatgaaactgaaacactggccaatttagtgttggaggtttcatggctaaatttgaccagtaatagcacagttttgcttaaaatattgcaatgcacacaacattatgggttcaaaagaggacaaattgttggtgcacgtctcgctggcgcatctgtgactaagacagcaagtctttgtgatgtatcaagagccacggtatccagggtaatgtcagcataccaccaagaaggacaaaccacatccaacaggagtaactgtggacacAAGAGGAAGccgtctgaaagggatgtccgggtgctaacccggattgtatccaaaaaacataaaaccacagctgcccaactcactgcagaattaaatgtgcacctcatctctcctgtttccaccaaaactgtccgtcgggagctccacagggtcaatgtacatggccgggctgctatagccaaacctttggtcactcgtgccagagacaaacgtcggtttcaatggtgccagcagcgaaaatcttgggatgtggacaatgtgaaacatgtattgttctctgatgagtccaccttcactgtccttcccacatccgggagagttacggtgtggagaagccccaaagaagcgtaccacccagactgttgcatgcccagagtgaagcatgggggtggatcagtgatggtttgggctgcaatatcatggcattccctaggcccaatacttttgctagatgggcgcgtcactgccaaggactaccgaaccattctggaggaccatgtgcacccaatggttcaaacattgtatcctgaaggcggtgccgtgtatcaggatgataatgcaccagtacacacagcaagactggtgacagagtgggttgatgaacatgaaagtgaagttgaacatctcccatggcctgcacagtcaccagatctaaatattattgagcccctttggggtgttttggaggagcgagtcaggaaatgttttcctccaccagcatcacgtagtgacctggccactattctgcaagaggaatggctcaaaatccctctggccaatgtgcaggacttgtatccgtcattcccaagacgaattgatgctgaattggctgcaaaaggaggccctacaccatactaatgaattattgtggtctaaaaccaggcgtttcagtttcattgtccaacccctgtactTTGTGCAACCCATGTTTGAAATAATTGCACATAATTTGCCAATGATTGAACAATGAGTTCTCAAAGATAATGCGTCGGAAGCAGGGGAAAATGGACAAGAAAAAGGATGAGAGACTTTCATAAAATTCAAATTGTAATGTCTAGATGattgggtcagagcatctccaaaatggcAGATCTTGCAGTAAAATGCAGTGGATAGTACCTacaaaaagtggtccaaggaagcaAAACCACTGAAAAAGTTCTAGTGCACcaaaggctcactgatgtgcaTTGGGGAAAAAATACTAGTCTgctggtctgatcccacagaagagctactagCACAAATCCCTGAAAAAGGATTGGAAatggaaataatataaatgtgtatttatatatgacattatttaattgaatttattttatttttttgtgtgtagcagtgaacattattttgtttaacagtggacagtgtcacaaagcagcttcacaggaaTATAATCCACATCATTATTTTCATGCAAACATAAACAGCATCTTACCAGACCACTGCTGAGAATGTAGAAATCATCTCCTGAAAAGATGGAGCCGGGGTAAGAGGAGAAAGCCTGAGTACTCCCAGGAATCAACGTATGATCTGCAGAAACGAGTGGATGAAAGAAGTGTGTTTAAACTCAGTCAAGTTGCCCGTATCGGAATGTTTAGCTGAGGAAAACAGAGATTCACCTGTCAAAGATGTACGGAAtgaaaaaacatatttcttCATGATCCTCAGCATTGACTGATAGTTGTTCCATGTGTCATGCGAGACAAGAAGCTCTTTGTTACCCGGCAGGAGTTTGATTAGAGCAGAGCAGGATCCGGATCCCACTGTGTGTGATTGACTGGATTTGTTCAGTGCAGCCTCCAAATCCTCCAAGTCTCCAACCATCTGGAAAAGTCTGGGTTATGAATTGAAACCAGAGTGAAATTCTGCAAAAAAGctctacaaacaaaaacacttcaTTCACTTGATCCTGCCAGATATTGCACTTTTATTACAGAGAAAATGGCTCACGTCAAAGTGTACCTTCTTATCAGCAGATGATAAATAAAGGGAACTTTAATTTTGGAAACTGGGTTTAATattgttatttgatatttttatcaattaGCCAAATGAAAAACTGTCTCTCAGAGCCATATGCTACTCGGCTTTGTGACCAAATATGTTTGTTAACTCCCTGGGCAAGCTGAAAATGTTCAGCATAGGTTCTTACTTTTCCTTAAAAAAGTAtaacattaaacaaataaaaaactacGGACCTTCTGCATCACATTGTGAACTGAAAAATTACATTACCAATAACTGACCACTAAAGTTGAGCTTTCTGGTGTACCAGAAGCGAAATACTGGATACGAATGGTTTCATATTTCCGgtttaaaatcttaaaaagaaaatcaatattCAAGGCTAAAATGTTCTGCTTGTTACTGAATAAATAGCCGGAGTAAACAGAGTTCTGAGATCGTGGTGTCAATGATCCCcccacagaaaaacaaacttttaCAAGCCACTCACAGAAATCCTAAAGGGTTAAAGTAGAGCTCTGTGTCTGGAAATGTCCACTGTCCACTATAACCATCTTCCAAACCTTTCAGCTGCATCAGAGACAAATGGACCTGAAGGAGAGCAGAGATTATTTAGGAGCCTCGGTTAGTATGTATCGGTGTATGGAGAAACATAATTCCTTCATAGATATTAACCAAATTCGCTTATCTAGACTTGGGTGTAGATACAAGTGTCTGATCTCTCTTAAAAAAGCTCGTATTTCATTTACATCTATGAATTATTATTTCCTAGGAAAAAAATATCTCTAGCCTCCTATGGCATTTATTACACAGACAtagattatataaatatatacatataagcTTTATTTTCTCAAAGAGGACAGAATTCATCCAAGATGGGTTTTATTATCCAGAACCAATGGGAAACAGGAAAATTGAAGGGTCACTAATCATCAAAACTAAAACAGGAAAGGAAGCGGGCGTACCTGATGCCAGTAAGGCGACTCTGCAGCCATCTCAATTTGCTCTTTCACCCACTGTAGATTAGTGGTAATGTATTCTTTCAGACGTTTACAGTAGCCCAGGTCATCTGATTCACAATATCCCATCAGCGTATTAATCCAGTGCTTATAGATGAGCTAAcgttcatgcacacacacacacagagacaagaAAGGTGAAAGAGAGATCATGAGAGATTGAGTGTGAAGATCCTGATAAATACAGACCTAATCAGATGAATCAGTTCAGCTCATGAGTAACAGTAATTCAATTTTCTGCTAAATACCTGTGAAGTGATTGCTCCCTCCACAACTCCAGCACTATAAGCTTGCATCATATCGTTGTACTTCCCATTTGTAACAACCTCCAGGTATGACCACCTGAAAaggatagaaaaaaaattaggtattttaaaaaatgtattttaacgTGCACAGGTGATATTTACTTAACAATTTACATCAACAGCTTTACAGATACCAAGTGGTGGGAAAAAACTCCACGAGACAAGCAAGAATCCAGATACAAAAGACAATGCATCCTCTTGTGGGTGACACGAGTGTGAGAATAAATCATTGCTTCTTCCTCTCGATGGAGCCATGGTGcccctttatttttatatgtgaaAATGCCTGCCTTTCATAAGGGTGAGGTTGTGGCAGTCATGGGATTGTTATGTTTTCTATTTGCACATCCCTTAGCTAAGGAAAATTAACCACAAGCTTGAATATTAACCCATTAATTTGCAGACACAGCGAGTTGACATTGACTCACTGAGAGGGAAGTCATATCTTATTCTCCATAACTGTCAGGTTCAATTGAACCGTTTACACATTTTCGACAGACAATGTGTTAAAACCTATAGTTTTACACTTCAGTATTGGGAAATCATGCAGTAGAAATCAATgaataactccaataactcaTTCTGACAAACTCTTGGAAGGTGTGATAAAGTGATTTGTTGTAAGATTGCTGTAGTTCAACAGGTTACACTGTAGATGATGTTTTAACATCTTGATCTCTGCATGAATAACCCCTAGTACAGAGTGTCTGACTACAGAATACAGacaagtgaatgtgtgtaatctcattaatccagtgtcacccaggtGAGGAGGAGGTTTTTCTTTTGGTTCTCTCAagctttcttcctcatgtcatctcagtgaGTTTTCACTGTCGCATCTGGCAAATTCatacttttaagtttctaatggatattttcaacaaaatcatttccaaacatttatcccaggcagggttaaccttacagtagtactcaactctgtttactgttagaattttaaatctttcatcacttgaattaagattatatttaattttaagcacagcCACCACAAGACCAGACTtcataacaaaagttgtttaatactgtttcaaatcaaatctttgcatagctatgacaggacacactggtaagtaacaatgccttggaaaaaaacaaaaaaaaacataatctgaaaagagtcatcataatatgctaaaataactaagttacattagatctgacattaccaacacattttctaggaggaaaagtgtgagctatatattttctgtcaaagtgttcataaatagaagtgtgcctggtaaaggtagctagcagcagggacgattttaggattttcatttaagtggGGCTCAgtccccaatgagggtataatagaaaaaataaataaataaataaataaaataaaggtttgactaacagggtgggatggtaaacttaatgcagcattcaactgtattgcatagatgtgtataacatttgagtactgaacaagccaaatacgagtcttcctgatctctctcacacacacactcacacacactctcacacacactctcacacacactctcacacacactctcacacacactctcacacacactctctcactcactctctcactcactctctcactcactctctcactcactcactcactcactcactctctcactcacacactcacacactcactcacacactcactcgcacactcactcactcacacactcactcacttgcccCCTGACCCTCGCTCTGTAACgctgcggtctgcggattgaagaacgcgctgaaagacgggagGAGCCGAAATCTGCCggagttttcatatgaaatgtaaaggggactgaggagatcacttattcgtgtacagtttatggacaatcgcagaattttagggggctttaaaatggcctagcgacgcccatgactagcagactagctaatttgttgtgaatgttatgaatacaggtcttgagtactCTATGGGCTCGATGAATGCGCAGGCGCGTTTCCACATAGCAGCTACAGTAAATCAACTGACCActccgtcactttttattaaacagaaacgagtaatatatcattccaaactaaagggtctgtttttatttctgtacactcacaataatgacaaaaattttacattttaaatatattataaaataaagaaaaactagGTTACATACCTGCAGATGCATTTTAACAGCCGGAAAACTAATTttgcactgaactgttatatttgccccttattggatttcaggatgaaattatttttaaatttccaggactgaaatgcatttttatcactcgccatggtggtcactctcagacagtgtattagcctaaagctttccgaggcaatgtggattaatgtaACTGGCAGAAGCGccgcaaattcaaaccagagaaccaatcaaaagcatcagaatagcaccgctttaacaaactctaacaacaaattaatatttattcaacatatactagtttttttttcaaaataaaatattcagatgtaactctatttgtaatctttaacatttgcataagtaactgtaattacatatttttctaagtaactgtaacgagttactgttacatttattttaaaattaagttacgtaacgccgttacatgtaactagttactccccaacactgtcttgtacaccttccccttgattcttgctgaactTTTTCTATcccacagaactcccgacacctttctccacccattccaacctgcctgaactcgcttctttacctctatTTGTGATTAATGACAGATTAATAGAAAACGgttaatgacaacaaaaaacaaaagtaaagaaaagagcAACAAGCAGTGAGGTGTCTGAGATCACAGGCCTACCCCGTCTTAACAATGTCATCTGTGAAGTTGGCGAATGCGACATAATCTGTCTGAATGCCCTCCTTTAACTGCAGTTTTCCGGTCTGCTGGTTAACTACAGCAGACAGCAGGTGTGTGTCCGCagctgaggtcacacacacgaACAGGACAAACACCAGACAGCGAAACATGACCGCGTTTCTTGCGACTGTCTGAAAAACTCTTTAATTTACTGCTCATGTGACCACGCGCCCCAGCAGGAGTCACGTGACCTCTTCTCACAGCGCGTGCTGAACTTAAATTTTTAGTGGGATGTGTTGCAAATCTCCACATATCCCCAGAAACAGAGCAGgcaccagggttgccagattggactgaagatttccagcccaaccacagcttaaaacccgcccgttaaaaaaaaaacagcccaaaatgcatactgttataactaatacaataacaaatagttataacagttaataacttaATAACTAACGAGTACAACAACCCGCTaatcaagactgaagtctgattggacaggactctcctgaaccttattggctaaactgaaccatataattaaaacgtcaacattacatattacactttattgtaaagttcgtttgaatagaaaattaataaaatatcatgtttatagtcaaaaataaaaacccgccagCTGCCTCAAAAACCAGCCCAGATTTTATCAACCTGCTCAATGCACTTTTTCCCGGTGAGACGTGACCAAAAGAAGCCCAATTGGGCGGAAAcccgcccaatctggcaacactgtcAGGCACTTGAACGCCACAACTGTGAGGCTTTTTCAGCAAGCTGAAGAGGTTGCCAGTTGTTCACCACTGCCTCTAGTTCTTACGCCGGTAGACGGCGCATTGAAGCAGTTTATTGTCACTTGCTCATGGCTCAGAAAATTCTGCATTTATTTCCTCTTACCCAAAGAAGCTTGTACATTTCTGAGATACTGTATAATGAACTATCAAAATAGTAGCACCTGAAACAGCTTGAGCAGTTCCATCAGAGATCTCTAAGGTCAATCATGGGCAGAGTGACAAACCTAGAGGTTTTGGACAGAGCCGGCCTGGTCAGCACTGAGGCCATGATCATGAAGGCCCAGCTTTGCTGGACAAGTCATGTCCTACAAATAGACAGTTGTGTTCTTTATCTCACACCAGATTCTCCTGCTGTACTGCTGTACTGTGGCAGTGGaggcttaagtggttaaggctctgggttgttgcacagaagattgggggttcaagccccagcactgcaaagttgccactgttgggcccttaagcaaggcccttaaccctctcttctCCAGGGACACTGTATCATGTCTCACCCCACccatccaaggatgggatatgtgaagaaagaacttcgctgtactgtatatgtgacaaataaaggctgtttctattctatttctgtGGCAGAGCTTGAATCTAGAGCTGCGGACTGAACTTGCTGGCAAGCAGCAACCAACCAACCAGGCCTATAGGATGTTTAAACAGTGTCGCTGTGAAACGGTCATTGTTGCCAGATGAGGGAGGAAGAACCATACTGCTCCACTGATAGCTGTCTATCTACACTCTTATCTCCAGAGTGTGTACATCTTAAATGGGACTTAAGGAAGATTACATCATCGTAATCGAATGTCAACCAACcacaataaagatttttttcacattttataacTAAATGCTAATCAACTGAACAGAAATACAGATGGTGTGTAGGCCATGTCACTTAACATGTTCTTGGTAATCACCAAGCTTCAGACACTGGTGACTGCTGACTATATCGCATGGAGATTAGTTGAAAAAACGAGAATAAAAGTTTTCCTGATTTGCAATTCTGATCAAAACATGTTAAAAAGCTGAACTGTGTCACTACAAACTAGGCCATTTGGGGTAGAATTAAATTTTTGCTGCAAGACTAGAACAATGACAAATATTTCTACCTGTCCGTTCAACATTTTAGAAGGAGCTTGTGATTTCAGAAGGAAAGATAATAAGGATCATGTGTGCAATGCTTGTTGAGAATCCCTGTGGGTATCGTAGCTAAAGTTAGCTTGTGGTTATGGGTTTTTGGCCTCTGTTCTATATTTTTTCTAGATTTGAGTTGGAATATGTAAAGATGATGTGGAACAACCAAACATGACTGTTCATTATTGAACATTTTATTGCACAGTATACATTAAAATTTCCATTACAAAGGATTTAAACTTTCTAAACAGGGCAGAACAGCACCACTTTAGAGCATCTTTCAAGAAATCTTTCTCTTCATCTGAAAACATTCAAACAAGCATTTTGTGCttaatattcattttgtttattgtcaAGGTTGCTGGTGAGTTTTTATTTGAAGCAATAAAGGTGATTCAATCTTCATCCAAGAACAAAATTTATTACCATGAATATGGCAGCATTAAATGTCATAATATGGTGCACGTTTGCAGGGGGTTCAGGGAGTGACCTTTACCAGCAGCTTTAGATTCAGTTTGAGGAAAAGACAAAagcaaaaggggggggggacatACAGACTGGAAGAAATTCAGAAAGAATAAAGGTGATGCTCCTAAAACAAAGCATCAGTTAACATTTTTCAAATACAGAACTCCATATTTTATgcaaattcattacatttccatttattaaataaaaataattgagaAAAATTGCTTTTATTCCTTCTTCAGTGTACAGAGGTTAAGGTTAGGTGGACTGTGGTAGGCTTTAgtattatatgtaaataaatatggcACAATACCACGTTTTCATGTCCAATGCTGATACTGAATCCTTTGACAATCAGCTTTATTTATCTGATTAAATCCCTTCACACAAAACAACTATGTAAAACACAAAGtatacacaaaataaatcctAGGATAAAATATAATCATGTCTCTTTTAAACATGTCCTGGTATTGGGTCTGTGCCATCTCTCCTTgtaaagacaataaaaaactGTGTCATACTCTGCATGTCCACAATATCTGGGTCAGTGCTGTTCTCCTGGACCTGTCCGCCCGGACTGCAGCTCTCGTCTCTTTTATGACTCTTTTTCTTCTGCTCAAGTTGTTCTTTTAGATTCTTTACCTGGATATAAAGTGTATGTCATTTTTCAGAAATTCAATGGCTGATGATCGAAggaataaatgtattttgttaTACATTAACTTCTGTTATATTCCACACTACAGTCAAGCAGGAGGTCAGGTTTcacattttacaaatattttacagttACATATTACTAATGACCCACACAGGATTACTGATATCCAGTGTAACTGAAGACAGATTTATTTTGCGATAAACTCTTACTATGCAGATGATCTATGAGTAAAGCTCAGACATTTGTGAGGATAAAGGCCCTTGATATTGACCACTTcttcactgtattattattactacttttatttattttgttatttttattacaactccacacagacaggaaTGCCTCGGTTATCAACACGTATGACAGTGTAACAGAATTTTCCTAATATTAAGCTATTTCACCGACAGATTTTCCCTAAAACTAGAACATTCTCTGGTCACAATGATAATGCCGTAAAAATCCCACAAACATTCAAAACAATTTATTACATGATAAAATCAACCATAATTTTAAGTTCgaaattacatatatattttttacttttttattttatattttacatcgGTATTAAAATTAACTAAAAAAGCAATTAGATAGATAAAATTTTGCTAATTAGGAAAAATCCACAAAACATGCAAGTAAACCTGAAGCATTAAACTATtcaactcatccatccatccatccatccatcctctaaaCCATTTATCCTACTGTATCAACAGGAGCCTGAAGTCAGTCCCAGGAGACTCGGGGCACTAGGGAGGgttcaccctggacaggatggcAGTCTATCACAGAACACAATCTCACACTgccacactacagacaatttagagatgccaatcagcctacaacgcatgtctttgTCCAAGAAACTAATTCTATTACCTCCCTGATAGATTTGGAATAAATCTTGGCACGCTCTGTGCTGATTTTCTGATGTCTTTTGTCTATGACCTTATCTTATGACCACAATACACTTTGTGACCAAGGAATTCTTTGTTCTGCTTCACTCCGTCGGCGTCCCACCTGTAGAGATATCTGCCACCACCTCTGCTGACACCTTTGATGCGTATTGTTTTATTGCACATACATAATGACAAAGATCTTTGatttgtataaatactccctgtctgtctcaatAAGCTTTGAAGAGCATTGACCCTGTGTGGTTCTTTTGGCATAATTCTTCCCCGGTATCAGCTCACAGGCAGCGACAGCAGTGTGAATTGGACTACTTCTCTGAAGTGAAccccaaaaaaaaattctatcgCTCCCTCAGGAACAACACTGTGCTATGAAATTTTATACCAAATACATATACCAAGTATTCTAATATTTATAACATCCTCCACAAAGTAAACCCATTCCACTTATTCCCTTGATGTGTTACACTTCAACCCTTCCACTTCAGATCACTTTCAAGTGGCTTTAAAATGAAGACCTTTTCATATATGGACAATTCCATACATCACtcaaaactatacattaaaactCCAAATGTTAGCAAGTAAAGAACAATCACCAAAGCTTCACAATATACTTGCATTCTCCATTTAAAATGTCAGTTATTAAAGATCA
This DNA window, taken from Hemibagrus wyckioides isolate EC202008001 linkage group LG06, SWU_Hwy_1.0, whole genome shotgun sequence, encodes the following:
- the LOC131355160 gene encoding putative phospholipase B-like 2, translating into MFRCLVFVLFVCVTSAADTHLLSAVVNQQTGKLQLKEGIQTDYVAFANFTDDIVKTGWSYLEVVTNGKYNDMMQAYSAGVVEGAITSQLIYKHWINTLMGYCESDDLGYCKRLKEYITTNLQWVKEQIEMAAESPYWHQVHLSLMQLKGLEDGYSGQWTFPDTELYFNPLGFLLFQMVGDLEDLEAALNKSSQSHTVGSGSCSALIKLLPGNKELLVSHDTWNNYQSMLRIMKKYVFSFRTSLTDHTLIPGSTQAFSSYPGSIFSGDDFYILSSGLVTLETTIGNSNSDLWKFVKPQASVLEWLRNIVANRLARSGKEWADIFSQYNSGTHNNQWMIVDYKGFNPGGPNLNKGLLTVLEQIPGMIQTADKTEELYNTSYWASYNIAYFDEVFNASGGPDLVKKYGSWFSFSDNPRAQMFRRNQSLVTDMESMMRLMRYNNFKNDPLSKCDGCIPAQNGENAISARSDLNPANGTYPFGVLGQRPHGGIDMKMTSYGLFRQYEMLAVSGPTCDQVPVFEWSTSPYSSLMHTGHPDRWDFPTVHVKWSE